One stretch of Actinomycetes bacterium DNA includes these proteins:
- a CDS encoding 4-hydroxy-3-methylbut-2-enyl diphosphate reductase, translating into MPSTEKRVLLAAPRGYCAGVDRAVITVEKALETYGPPVYVRKQIVHNKHVVETLQERGAVFVEENDEVPEGATVIFSAHGVAPVVHQQAARRQLKTIDATCPLVTKVHHEARRFASEDYDILLIGHEGHEEVVGTSGEAPDHIHLVDGPTDVDNVQVRDPEKVAWLSQTTLSVDETLETVRRLRERFPALLDPPSDDICYATQNRQVAVKDIAARSDLVIVVGSTNSSNSVRLVEVALECGANASRLVDKAAELDDAWLSGVTTVGVTSGASVPEILVRGVLDWLAERGYSDVEEVVSAEESLLFALPPELRRDMRKAAIA; encoded by the coding sequence ATGCCCTCGACCGAGAAGCGTGTCCTGCTCGCTGCCCCGCGCGGCTACTGCGCCGGGGTGGACCGAGCCGTCATCACGGTCGAGAAGGCCCTGGAGACCTACGGGCCGCCGGTCTACGTGCGCAAGCAGATCGTGCACAACAAGCACGTCGTCGAGACCCTGCAGGAGCGAGGCGCGGTCTTCGTCGAGGAGAACGACGAGGTGCCCGAGGGCGCCACGGTCATCTTCTCCGCGCACGGTGTGGCGCCGGTCGTGCACCAGCAGGCCGCCCGGCGGCAGCTGAAGACGATCGACGCCACCTGCCCGCTGGTGACCAAGGTCCACCACGAGGCCCGGCGGTTCGCCTCGGAGGACTACGACATCCTGCTGATCGGCCACGAGGGCCACGAGGAGGTCGTCGGCACCTCCGGCGAGGCGCCGGACCACATCCACCTCGTCGACGGACCGACCGACGTCGACAACGTTCAGGTGCGCGACCCGGAGAAGGTCGCCTGGCTGTCGCAGACCACGCTGTCCGTCGACGAGACCCTCGAGACCGTCCGTCGCCTGCGCGAGCGCTTCCCGGCACTGCTCGACCCGCCCAGCGACGACATCTGCTACGCCACCCAGAACCGACAGGTCGCGGTCAAGGACATCGCGGCGCGCAGTGACCTGGTCATCGTGGTCGGCTCGACGAACTCCTCCAACTCGGTGCGCCTCGTCGAGGTGGCGCTCGAGTGCGGCGCCAACGCCAGCCGACTGGTCGACAAGGCAGCCGAGCTCGACGACGCCTGGCTGTCCGGTGTGACGACCGTCGGCGTGACCAGTGGCGCATCGGTGCCCGAGATCCTTGTGCGTGGCGTCCTCGACTGGCTGGCCGAGCGCGGCTACTCCGACGTCGAGGAGGTCGTGTCGGCCGAGGAGAGCCTGCTCTTCGCGCTGCCGCCGGAGCTGCGCCGCGACATGCGCAAGGCCGCGATCGCCTGA
- the xseA gene encoding exodeoxyribonuclease VII large subunit, translating to MGLETSAEQPVPVRRVTQLMTEWIGRLGFVWVEGQVAQITRRPGQRTVFLTLRDPSADMSLPVTCSVALLDGPAAALAEGAHVVVHARPQFYAARGTLSLAADQIRQVGVGELLAQLDRLRRVLAAEGVFADERKRPLPFLPRVVGVVCGRASAAEKDVLENARRRWPAVRFRVEEVAVQGPAAVTEVTAALARLDADAEVDVVVVTRGGGSLEDLLPFSNEAMVRAVAACLTPVVSAIGHETDTPLLDLVADVRASTPTDAAKRVVPDVGEETERVVRLCERTERAVRALVDREQSALRAIRSRPSMADPGSIVEPRRADVLAARDRARRSLAATLDRAGDNLGHTRARVTALSPAATLQRGYAVLQTADGAVVRRPDDVAEGDPLRARLAEGDLSVQVSGDRSAGP from the coding sequence GTGGGCCTGGAGACCTCGGCGGAGCAGCCGGTTCCCGTACGCCGGGTGACCCAGCTGATGACGGAGTGGATCGGCCGCCTCGGCTTCGTCTGGGTCGAGGGGCAGGTGGCGCAGATCACCCGGCGGCCCGGCCAGCGCACTGTCTTCCTCACGCTGCGCGACCCCAGTGCGGACATGTCACTGCCGGTCACCTGCTCGGTGGCCTTGCTCGACGGCCCGGCCGCCGCGCTGGCCGAGGGCGCGCACGTGGTCGTGCATGCCCGGCCGCAGTTCTACGCGGCGCGCGGCACGCTGTCGCTGGCGGCCGACCAGATCCGGCAGGTGGGGGTCGGCGAGCTGCTGGCCCAGCTGGACCGGCTGCGCCGTGTCCTCGCGGCCGAGGGGGTCTTCGCCGACGAGCGCAAGCGCCCGTTGCCGTTCCTCCCCCGCGTGGTCGGCGTCGTCTGCGGGCGGGCGTCGGCTGCGGAGAAGGACGTGCTGGAGAACGCCCGGCGGCGCTGGCCGGCCGTCCGGTTCCGCGTCGAGGAGGTGGCCGTGCAGGGTCCGGCCGCGGTGACCGAGGTGACTGCCGCCCTCGCCCGGCTGGACGCCGACGCCGAGGTCGACGTCGTCGTCGTCACCCGGGGCGGCGGCTCGCTCGAGGACCTGCTGCCGTTCTCCAACGAGGCGATGGTGCGGGCCGTCGCCGCCTGTCTCACGCCGGTCGTCAGCGCCATCGGCCACGAGACCGACACGCCGCTGCTCGACCTGGTGGCCGACGTCCGCGCCTCCACCCCGACCGACGCGGCGAAGCGCGTGGTGCCCGACGTGGGCGAGGAGACCGAGCGTGTGGTGCGCCTGTGCGAGCGCACGGAGCGCGCGGTGCGCGCCCTGGTCGATCGTGAGCAGTCGGCGCTGCGGGCGATCCGGTCCCGCCCGTCCATGGCGGATCCCGGCTCGATCGTCGAGCCCCGACGGGCCGACGTGCTCGCCGCCCGCGACCGGGCCCGCCGCTCGCTCGCGGCGACCCTCGACCGGGCCGGCGACAACCTCGGGCACACCCGGGCCCGGGTCACCGCGCTGTCGCCCGCAGCGACCCTGCAGCGCGGGTACGCCGTCCTGCAGACCGCGGACGGTGCCGTCGTGCGCCGACCCGACGACGTCGCCGAGGGCGACCCGCTGCGGGCCCGCCTCGCCGAGGGCGACCTGTCGGTGCAGGTCTCCGGCGACCGGTCCGCCGGTCCGT